GGTGAAGAGAAAGCAGTGAAACGTGAGGGAGGAGGCCCGGATCAGCCGGCCGGAACGGGAGCTGGAAGCTCTTTGCGACTGGAGAGAACGCGATCAATCAGCCCGTAGTCCTTGGCCTGGTCTGGAGTGAGGTAACTCATGCGATCGGAATCCTTCGAGAGTTCCTCCACGCTGCGGCCGGTGTTTGTCGACAGGATTTCAAGCATCGCTCGCTTGTTGTGCAGCACTTCCTTGGCACGGATCTGAATGTCCGTTGCCTGGCCTTGGGCTCCGCTGCGGGGTTGATGCAGCACGATCGAGGCGTGGGGCAGGGCAGCGCGGTGTCCCTTGGTTCCGGCAGACAAAATCACAGCTGCTGTGCCCATCGCCTGACCGATGCAGATGGTGTGGACCGGCGGTTTCACGTAGCGGAGGGTGTCGCAGATCGCGAAAGCTTCCGTTTCAAAGCCGATGGCATCACCGGTGTACCAGCTGGTACCCGTTGAATTGATATAGAAGTAAATCGGTTTGTCAGGGTTATCAAATTCCAGGAAAAGAAGCTGAGCAATGATCAGTTCAGTGACATCGAGTCCGACCTGACGTTTGGTGTCGTCATCGGAAAAGAGCGGTAGTCCCAAATAGACAATGCGCTCCTTGAGCAGCAATGACGGCAGATCCGGGGGCGGAGTCCGCATCACCGACGAATCGCCGTAATAAGGAGCTGATGTGGTCATCCGCGTCGGGCTGCCGTGGTCGGTGGAGCCTAGCGGGACTCTGGGGTTGGACGCTCATTGCGTCGGTTTTTGCGGGGCGGTTTTGCTCCAGGAATGCTCTTGCTGGTGGCGGTTGTTTCGCCGTCTTTGTCGAGCCGACCGAACACCATCCGGCCGCTTGGATTTTGTAAGGCTCCCGTGATCACCACGGCCCGTCGTTCACCAATTGCAGCTCGTGCGTTTTCAATCACCACCATCGTGCCGTCTTCCAAGTAGGCCACTCCCTGGTGTTCCTCCTTGCCTTCGCGAACGATCTTCAGGTTGAGTTCATCCCCGGGTTGCACTTCAGGGCGCAGGGCGATCACCAGTTCGCTGAGGTTCATCACCTTGAGCTCCTTCACCCGCGCCACCTGAGCCAGGTTGAAGTCCGCCGTCACCAGCGTGCCGCCGGTGTCTTCCGTGAGCTGCAGCAGGCGATCATCGGTGCCTGCCCCGTCGTAGCGGGTTGTGTTGATCACCAAACGTTTGTCGTAGGTCTCGCGCAGCGCATTGAGCAGCTTCAGGCCACGTCGACCCTTGCCGCGTTTCTCGATGTTGTTGGAATCGGCGAGTTGCTGCATTTCGTTGATCACCGTCTGGGCCACGATCACCTTCCCCTCCAGCAGTCCGCAGCCGATCATTCCCTGAATACGGCCGTCAATGATCACGCTGGTATCGAGGATTTTGGCTGTGGCCGGCGTGAGCACACCATCCGCCACCAGCAGGGCCTCCGTGGAGGTTGGGTTGAACAGCCTCAGCAGCGTCCGTCCATGCACCTCGGCGAGGTTGTAGCCCAGCACGCCGAAAAACACGTTGCTGAGAATCGCTGCTAGGGGTTTCACTAGAGAGCTGGCGCCGGCAAGAGGCAGCAACAGAATCGGTGCCAGCAGCAGGTTGGCCACCAGCAGGCCAAGGATCAGTCCAACAGCCCGGCTCACCAGGAGATCGGTGGGCATGGTGCGCACCTGATTCATCAGTCGCTGCCGCAGCCGTCGGAACACCACCCCGGCCACCAGGCCGATGACCGCACCGCCGGCGCTCAGGCCCAAACGGACCTGCTGGGCGTTGGTGTCATCGAGCAATTCCTGCGGGAGCAGATGCACGCCCATCCAGCCGGTGGCCGTCCCGGAGATCAGGAACAGGATGATGATGAGCGCTTCGACCATGAGGTTGGGTTCTCACTGCCCAGTCCAGTTGCAGGCAGCATGCACCATTCTCACTCTCCTGGCTCGGGCTGATGACCGCACCCGCGCCCCGCAGCGCTTACATCCATATTCCGTTTTGCCATCGGCGCTGCTTCTACTGCGATTTCGCGGTGGTGCCGTTGGGAGACAAGGCGGATGCCCAAGGTGGGCCTGGGAGTCGCTCAATCGAGACCTATCTCGGCCAGCTGCTGCAGGAAATCGAGTGTTCTCCAATCGGGCCGCCTTTGGCCACCGTCTACATCGGAGGAGGCACACCCTCGCTGCTGGCCCCTGAACAGGTGGGGCGTGTGCTCAATGCTCTGAGGGTGCGTTTCGGCTTGCAGAGCGGATCTGAGATCACCCTGGAAATGGACCCCGCCAGCTTTGAGCGGATGGATCTCGAGGCTTTGCTGCGCTGCGGTGTGAATCGGGTGAGTCTGGGTGGTCAGAGTTTTGATGACCAGGTTTTGGCAGCCCTCGGTCGCCGTCATCGCCGCTCGGATCTGCTGGAAGCCTGTGAATGGCTCCATGGAGCGGTTCTAAACGGTGCTCTGCGGAGCTGGAGCCTTGATCTGATTCGCAATTTGCCTGATCAGAGCGACGACGCTTGGGCCGTTCAGCTGGAGCGTGCAGTTGCGATGGGTGCTCCTCATCTCTCCATTTATGACCTCAGCCTGGAACCTGGCACGGTGTTCTCAAAGCTGGAGCAACGCGGTGAGCTGGAGTTGCCCGATGAGGACGGCGCTGCCGATCGGATTGCCGCCACCAGTGATCGCCTGGCTAGGGCTGGCTACTGCCGCTACGAAATCTCCAATTTCTCCAGGCCAGGCCATGCCTCCAGGCATAACCGTGTGTACTGGAGCGGAGCCGGTTGGTGGGCTTTTGGTTTGGGCGCCACCAGTGCACCCTGGGGTGAGCGCTTCGCGAGGCCGCGCACCCGTGAGGCCTATGGACAATGGCTCGACCAGCAGCAGAGGGACGGTCCGCATTCGTCTTTGCTGAAGGGGTTGGCCCTGCCGATGAGCCTGGAGGACCGTCTGCTCGTGGGGCTCAGGCGACATGAAGGCGTTGACCTGCTGGAACAAGCCCTGAGTTGCGGCTGGTCATTGCAAGCTTGCAGCCGCTGGCTGCCTCAACTGGAGGATCGCTGGGCAGGATTTCTCGCAACAGATCTGCTGCGCAGGCGCGGCACTCGCTGGCAGCTCACCGATCCTCTGGGGATGGCTGTCAGCAATGCGGTTCTGGTGGAGCTGGTGGAGTGGTGGGAGGAGCTGAGTGCTGACGCTGATCATCCAACCAGCTGCTCAAAGCCTTGACCCCAAGGCCTCGACCATCCATCCGAGCTTGGCTGAAGGGTGGTTGTGAGCGGGTGAGCCCAAGTAGGTCGGCGGTCACGCTCACTTGCCCATCGCAGTCATTCCCTGCTCCGATGCCGATCACCGGGATGGCCAGACGCCGCCTCACCTGGCTTGCGAGTTCGGAGGGAACGTGCTCGAGCACCATCGCAAAACACCCCACCGACTCCAGTTCCGAAGCTTGCTGTAAGAGGCGTTCCTGGCTGCGTGGATCCCTGGCCTGACGGCGGTAGCCAAGGCTGTGGACCGCTTGAGGCAACAACCCCAGGTGCCCCATGACAGGGATTCCCGTGCGAACTAAGCGTTCAATGACCGCCAACACCTCGGGTTCGGCGCCCTCAAGCTTCACTCCCGCTGCATCGGATTGTTTGATCAGGCTTCCTGCTGCGGCCACCGC
This genomic window from Synechococcus sp. MIT S9220 contains:
- a CDS encoding ATP-dependent Clp protease proteolytic subunit translates to MTTSAPYYGDSSVMRTPPPDLPSLLLKERIVYLGLPLFSDDDTKRQVGLDVTELIIAQLLFLEFDNPDKPIYFYINSTGTSWYTGDAIGFETEAFAICDTLRYVKPPVHTICIGQAMGTAAVILSAGTKGHRAALPHASIVLHQPRSGAQGQATDIQIRAKEVLHNKRAMLEILSTNTGRSVEELSKDSDRMSYLTPDQAKDYGLIDRVLSSRKELPAPVPAG
- the panB gene encoding 3-methyl-2-oxobutanoate hydroxymethyltransferase → MRASDLIRFKQTGQPITMLTAWDALSASLVEDAGADVVLVGDSLAMVSLGHSTTLPVTLEQMLLHTQAVCRGLSKPLAQQPLVITDLPFLSYQCGLDRAVAAAGSLIKQSDAAGVKLEGAEPEVLAVIERLVRTGIPVMGHLGLLPQAVHSLGYRRQARDPRSQERLLQQASELESVGCFAMVLEHVPSELASQVRRRLAIPVIGIGAGNDCDGQVSVTADLLGLTRSQPPFSQARMDGRGLGVKALSSWLDDQRQHSAPPTTPPAPPEPHC
- a CDS encoding coproporphyrinogen-III oxidase family protein; this translates as MTAPAPRSAYIHIPFCHRRCFYCDFAVVPLGDKADAQGGPGSRSIETYLGQLLQEIECSPIGPPLATVYIGGGTPSLLAPEQVGRVLNALRVRFGLQSGSEITLEMDPASFERMDLEALLRCGVNRVSLGGQSFDDQVLAALGRRHRRSDLLEACEWLHGAVLNGALRSWSLDLIRNLPDQSDDAWAVQLERAVAMGAPHLSIYDLSLEPGTVFSKLEQRGELELPDEDGAADRIAATSDRLARAGYCRYEISNFSRPGHASRHNRVYWSGAGWWAFGLGATSAPWGERFARPRTREAYGQWLDQQQRDGPHSSLLKGLALPMSLEDRLLVGLRRHEGVDLLEQALSCGWSLQACSRWLPQLEDRWAGFLATDLLRRRGTRWQLTDPLGMAVSNAVLVELVEWWEELSADADHPTSCSKP
- a CDS encoding PIN/TRAM domain-containing protein → MVEALIIILFLISGTATGWMGVHLLPQELLDDTNAQQVRLGLSAGGAVIGLVAGVVFRRLRQRLMNQVRTMPTDLLVSRAVGLILGLLVANLLLAPILLLPLAGASSLVKPLAAILSNVFFGVLGYNLAEVHGRTLLRLFNPTSTEALLVADGVLTPATAKILDTSVIIDGRIQGMIGCGLLEGKVIVAQTVINEMQQLADSNNIEKRGKGRRGLKLLNALRETYDKRLVINTTRYDGAGTDDRLLQLTEDTGGTLVTADFNLAQVARVKELKVMNLSELVIALRPEVQPGDELNLKIVREGKEEHQGVAYLEDGTMVVIENARAAIGERRAVVITGALQNPSGRMVFGRLDKDGETTATSKSIPGAKPPRKNRRNERPTPESR